In Pseudomonas sp. Q1-7, the genomic window TGATGATGGCGTCGACAGCCAGGGCGGTCTTGCCGATCTGACGGTCGCCGATGATCAGCTCGCGCTGGCCACGGCCGATCGGGATCATGGCGTCGACGGCCTTGTAGCCAGTCTGTACCGGCTGGTCTACCGACTTACGCCAGATCACGCCCGGCGCTACCTTTTCCACCGCGTCGGTGGCGGAAGCGTTGATCGGGCCTTTGCCATCGATGGGGTTGCCCAGGGCGTCGACCACGCGGCCCAGCAGTTCCGGACCGACCGGCACTTCCAGGATGCGGCCGGTGCACTTGGCGCTCATGCCTTCGGCGAGGCCAAGGTAGCCACCGAGGATCACGGCGCCAACGGAGTCCTGCTCCAGGTTCAGCGCCATACCGTAGACGCCGCCCGGGAACTCGATCATTTCACCGTACATCACGTCGGCCAGGCCGTGGATGCGCACGATGCCGTCGGCAACGCTGACGATGGTGCCTTCGTTGCGGGCTTGGGAAGAGACGTCGAGTTTCTCGATGCGCCCCTTGATGATTTCACTAATTTCGGAAGGATTGAGTTGCTGCATTGCTCTGCTGCCCCTTCAAACTCAAGATTTCAACGCTTCGGCCAGTTTCACGATTTTGCCGCGAACCGAGCCATCGATAACCAGGTCGCCGGCGCGGATGACGACTCCGCCAATCAGGCTGGAGTCCTCCACGGCGTGCAGACGCACTTCCCGGCTGAGCCGTGCGCTGAGAACCTTGGCGAGTTTGTCTTGCTGTTCATCGCTCAATGCGAAGGCACTGGTGACTTCCACGTCCACCGACTTTTCTTGCTCGGCCTTGTACAGCTCGAACTGTTCGGCGATTTCCGGCAGCAGCACGAGGCGGCCGTTCTCGGAAACGACGTGGATGAAGTTCTGTGCCTGCGCGTCGAACTTGTCGCCAACCACCTCGATGAAGGCGTTGGCTTTCTCTGCGCTCGTCAGTCGCGGGGCTTTGAGCACGCGCTGCATGGTGTCGTCCTGCGACACCGCAGCGGCCAGGCTTAGCATGGCCGACCAGGCGGCCAGCTGCTGATGGGCCTGGGCGTACTCGAAAGCAGCCTTGGCGTAAGGTCGGGCCAGCGTGGTCAGTTCTGCCATGATCGCCCTCGCTTAAATTTCGGCTGCCAGTTTATTAACCAGCTCCGCGTGCGCGTTTTGATCGATAGTGGCACCCAGAATCTTCTCGGCACCATTAACGGCCAGGCTGCCCAACTGGGCGCGCAGCGCGTCTTTGACGCTGTTCAGTTCCTGTTCGATCTCGGCCTGAGCTTGCGCCTTCAGGCGCTCGCCTTCAGCACGTGCCTGATCGCGAGCTTCGTCGACGATCTGGGAAGCGCGCTTTTTGGCTTGCTCGATGATTTCAGCTGCCTGTGCCTTGGCTTCGCGCAGTTGCTGACCCACTTTCTCATGGGCCAGCTCCAGGTCACGAGCCGCGCGATTGGCAGCGTCCAGGCCATCAGCGATCTTCTTCTGACGTTCACGCAGAGCAGTGATGACCGGAGGCCACACGAACTTCATGCAGAACAGTACGAAGATGAAGAACGCAACGGACTGGCCGATCAGGGTTGCATTAATGTTCACGCCAACACCTCGCTCGTTCGTTGTCAGTCCAATCCTCGATCAATCGAGGATTACTGGGCTACCTGAGCAATGAACGGGTTAGCGAAGGTGAAGAACAGCGCGATACCAACGCCGATCATGGTTACGGCGTCGAGCAGACCGGCCACGATGAACATCTTGACTTGCAGCATCGGAACCATTTCCGGCTGACGGGCTGCGCCTTCCAGGAACTTGCCACCCAGCAGACCGAAGCCAATGGCGGTACCCAGGGCACCCAGACCAATCAGCAGAGCTACGGCGATCGCGGTCAGACCTACTACAGTTTCCATTTTTCCTCCCGACTTTATGTCGTGTTGGTTAAGGTTGAAGTGAAGCGGTAAAACGAAATCGTTTTGTGTTCCCACTGCCCTTGCGGGCGTTCCCGTGCCTTGCGACACAGGACCATCTCGAACATCCACGCACCCACATCCGCCCTTCGGGCACCTTTCCCCATAGGGAGAAGGTCATCAGGTGCGCTTCGCGTTCTTAATGGTTGTCCTCATGCGCCATCGACAGGTAGACGATGGTCAGCATCATGAAGATGAAGGCCTGCAGGGTGATGATCAGGATGTGGAACACAGCCCACGCCCACTGCAGTGCAAGGCCCAGGCCGCTCAGCAGCAGGATGCCCGCGCCGAACATCACGGCGATCAGGATGAACACCAGCTCGCCGGCGTACATGTTGCCGAACAGACGCAGGGCCAGGGAAATCGGCTTGGCCACCAGGGTCACGAACTCGAGCAGGAAGTTCACCGGGATCAGCAGGATCTGCACGAAGATGTTCTTGCTGCTGAAGGGGTGCAGGGTCAGTTCGCCGAGGAAGCCGCCGATGCCCTTGACCTTGATGCTGTAGAAGATGATCAGGGCGAACACCGAGAAGGCCATGCCGAGGGTGGCGTTCGGGTCGGTGGTCGAAACGGCGCGGAAGAACAGGTGGTCATCGCCAGCGATTTTCGCGGCCAGCATCGGAATCCAGTCCACCGGCACCAGGTCGATGGCGTTCATCAGGAAGATCCAGACGAAGATGGTCAGCGCCAGCGGGGCGATCAGCGGGTTGCGACCGTGGAAAGTGTCCTTCACGTTGGTGTCGACGAAGTCGACCATGACCTCGACGAAGTTCTGCAGCCCGCCGGGAACGCCGGAGGTGGCCTTCTTGGCCGCCATGCGGAAGAGGATCACGAACAGCAGGCCAAGGCCGATGGACCAGCCCAGGGTGTCCACGTGGAAGGCCCAGAAGCCCATTTCCTTGGCTTGCTCGGCGCTGTGGGCGAAGCCCCACTCGCCATTGGGCAGACGACCGAAGGTCAGGTTCTGAAGGTGGTGCTGGATATAGCCCGAAGCGGTTTGCTCTGCCATGTTTGCCTCAAACGCCCTAAGGTTTCGAAAATCTTGTTCTCATCAGCAGGGGTGCGAACCAGCTGACCGCCTGGGTCAGCAGGAAAACGCCAAATACCGCCGGCGCATCCAGGGGTTTCACTCCTGCGAAGGTCAGCGCAAACAGCACTGCCGTCAGAATCAGCTTGCCCATTTCGCCCGCATAGAAAGAACGGACTATCGCCTGGGCTGCACGGGCTCCGCTGTAACGGAACGCCTTGCGGGCGAAATACAGGTTCGGCAACCAGGCGATCAAGCCGCCGCACAAGCCAGAGTATCCAGCTACCGCGCCGCGCCACTGCCAGAGAACGACGGCGGCGAGCAACAGGACGACCAGTTGGGTCAGCAGGACCGGGAATACCGGCATTCGATGGAAGGGCAAGCGGTTTGGCGTGCGGATATCCATCGCAGCTGTTCCTCTGGTGTCGGCCGCTGGAATCAACGACTTGGCATACTTTGTGCCGACAAAATTGCGCGCAGAGTATAGGGTGGCAACCCACCCCGTTCAACTGCCGGTAGTGAAATCCGACCGCCGCTACAGCGACATATGTTTCAGCGGATGTGGGCCAGGACGCCCTGCAGTTCATCGAGGGAGTTGTAGCGGATGACCAATTGGCCTTTACCTTTCTGGCCATGCTTGATCTGCACGGGAGCGCCTAGCCGCTCTGCCAGGCGCTGTTCGAGACGACTGATATCCGGGTCGGATTTGACTGATTCGACAGTTTTCTCCTTGGTGCTCAGCCATTGCCGGACCAGTGCCTCGGTCTGGCGCACGGTGAGTCCTCGTGCGACAACATGTCGCGCTCCTTCCACCTGCCTTTCCAGGGGCAGTCCCAGCAGGGCACGGGCGTGCCCCATCTCCAGGTCGCCATGGGCGAGCAGGGTCTTGATCTCCTCCGGTAGGCCGATCAGGCGCAGCAGGTTGGTGATGGTGACGCGGGACTTGCCCACGGCTTCGGCCACCTGCTGCTGAGTGAGCTGGAACTCCTGCTGCAGGCGCTGCAGGGCGATCGCTTCCTCGATGGGGTTGAGGTCCTCGCGCTGGATGTTCTCGATCAGCGCCATCGCGATGGCGGCTTCGTCGGGCACCTCGCGGACCATGGCCGGAATCTTCTCCAGGCCGGCCTGCTGGCTGGCCCGCCAGCGACGCTCGCCGGCGATGATCTCGTAACGGCCGGCACCGATCGGACGCACCACGATGGGCTGCATGACGCCCTGGGCCTTGATCGATTGGGCCAGTTCCTCCAGGGCCGTGGGGTCCATGTCGCGGCGTGGCTGGTACTTGCCGCGTTGGATCAGGTCCAGGGGCAGGTGCTGAAGTTCACGGGTATCGACCTGGACGGCTTCTTCTTCGAGTTTGGTGACAGTACTGCCGCCCAGCAGGGCGTCCAAGCCACGGCCCAGACCTCGTTTTTTCGCGGCCATGCGGATTCCTTATGCGGTAGCGGTTTTGGCTTTGGCGCGCTGGCGGCGAACCAACTCACCAGCCAGCGCCAGATAGGCGATGGCGCCACGGGATTGCTTGTCGTAGACCAGGGCGGGCATGCCGAAGCTCGGCGCTTCCGCCAAGCGCACGTTGCGCGGGATCACGGCGTCATAGAGCTGATCACCGAAGTGTTCCTTCAGCTGGGCAGAGACCTCGTTGGTCAGGCTGATGCGCGGGTCGTACATGGTGCGCAGCAAGCCCTCGATCTTCAGGCTCGGGTTCAGCAACTGGCCAATGCGCTGGATGCTGTTGACCAGGTCGGACAGGCCTTCGAGTGCGTAGTACTCGCACTGCATGGGAATGATCACGCCATCGGACGCCGCCAGGGCGTTGATGGTGAGCATCGACAGCGAGGGCGGGCAGTCGATGAGGATGTAGTCGTAGTTCTCGCGGATCGGCGCCAGGGCTTCGCGCAGGCGATGCTCCTTGCTCGGCATGTCCAGCAGCGCGACTTCCGCCGCGGTGAGATCCCGGTTGGCGGGTAGCAGTTGGTAGCCGCCGTGCTCGGAAAACTGCATCGCGGTCGCCAGGTCGCACTCACCGGTGAGAACGTCGTAGATGGAGTGCTCCAGAGCGAGTTTGTCGATGCCGCTGCCCATGGTGGCGTTGCCCTGGGGATCGAGGTCGATCAGCAGCACGCGGCGCTTGGTTGCGACCAGCGATGCCGCCAGGTTGACACAGGTGGTGGTCTTGCCGACCCCGCCTTTCTGATTGGCGATTGCGAATACCTTGGCCATGGCTGCCTTCCCCCTCATAGCGTGCGGCGCAGTATCAGCAGATGGCGCTGACCTTGGCAACCGGGAACCTCCAGCTGATGCGCGGACTCCACGCGGAAGTCCGCGGGCAGTGCCTGGAGCTCGTCGTCCGGATGCAGACCCTTCATCGCCAGCCAGCGGGTCTCGCCGTCGCCGAGATGGCGGGTCCAGTTGCTGAAGTCTTCCAGCGAGCTGAAGGCGCGGGAAACTATCCCACTGAACGGACGCTCGGGTGCGAAGGCTTCGACCCGGCTGTGGATAACATCGAGATTGGCGAGTTTCAGCTCCAGCTTCACCTGGGTCAGGAAACGGGTCTTCTTGCCATTGGAATCGAGCAGGGTGAAATGCCGCTCGGGGAAGAGGATGGCCAGGGGAATTCCGGGCATGCCGCCACCGCTGCCGACGTCCAGCCAGTTATCCCCAAGCGCGGCGACATGGGAGACGACGCTCAGGCTGTCGAGCAGATGCCGCGACACCATCTCGTCCGGGTCGCGAACGGCGGTCAGGTTGTAGGCCTTGTTCCACTTGATCAGCAGCGCGAGGTAGGCAAGGAGCCCTTCCTGCTTTTCCGGGGAGAGTTCTACAGCAAGCAGTTGCGCGCCACGGCAAAGCTCATCGGCGTGGCGTTGGGAGACCAGGGACATCAGGCGCTCTGCTCCAGCTGGCGGCCGGCGCCGCGTTTCTTCAAGTGGATCAACAGCAGGGAAATCGCCGCCGGGGTCACACCGGGGATACGACCGGCCTGGCCAAGGGTTTCCGGACGGGCGTTGCCGAGCTTGTGCTGAATTTCCTTGGACAGGCCGGAGATGCCAGCGTAGTCCAGGTCTTCGGGCAGGCGGATGTCTTCACTGGCGCGCAGGCGGGCGATCTCATCCTGCTGGCGGTCAATGTAGCCGGCGTACTTGGTCTTGATCTCCACCTGCTCAGCCACCTGTGGATCGTCGGCGCCGCCGCCGGTGACATCCACCAGGCCGGCGTAGTCGATCTCCGGCCGGCTCAGCAGGTTGAGCAGGTTGTATTCATGGGCCAGCGGGGTTCCGAAACGCTGGGCGATGGCATCGCCTTCAGGCGTGCCCGGACGAACCCAGGTGGTTTTCAGTCGCTGTTCTTCGCGGGCGATGCCCTCGCGCTTGGTTTCGAAGGCAGCCCAGCGCTGGTCGTCCACCAGGCCCAGCTCGCGTCCTTTCTCGGTAAGCCGCAGGTCGGCGTTGTCCTCGCGCAGGATCAGCCGGTACTCGGCGCGCGAGGTGAACATGCGATAGGGCTCTTGGGTGCCCAGGGTGATCAGGTCATCCACCAGCACGCCGATATAGGCCTCGTCGCGGCGCGGGCACCAGGCGTCCTTGCCCTGGGCGCGCAGGGCGGCGTTGGCGCCGGCGAGCAGGCCCTGGGCTCCGGCTTCTTCGTATCCGGTGGTGCCGTTGATCTGGCCCGCGAAGAACAGGCCGGCGATGACTTTGGTTTCCAGGCTGTATTTCAGGTCGCGCGGATCGAAATAGTCGTACTCGATGGCGTAGCCGGGACGCACGATGTGCGCATTCTCCATGCCCCGGATCGAGCGCACGATCTCCAGCTGCACATCGAAAGGCAGCGAAGTGGAGATGCCGTTGGGGTAGAGCTCATGGGTGGTCAGGCCTTCCGGCTCGAGGAACACCTGGTGGCTGTCCTTGTCGGCGAAGCGATGGATCTTGTCTTCGATCGATGGGCAGTAGCGCGGGCCGACACCTTCGATCACGCCGGAGTACATGGGCGAACGATCGAGGTTGCTGGCAATGATTTCGTGGGTGCGCGCATTGGTATGGGTGATCCAGCAACTGACCTGGCGCGGATGCTGGTCCTTGGAACCGAGGAAGGACATGACCGGGATAGGCGTGTCGCCCGGCTGCTCGGTCATCACCGAGAAATCCACGGAACGGCCGTCGATGCGTGGCGGCGTGCCGGTTTTCAGGCGACCGACACGCAGCGGCAGCTCACGCAGGCGCTGGGCCAGGGCGATCGACGGCGGATCCCCGGCGCGGCCGCCTGAGTAATTCTGCAGACCGATGTGGATAAGTCCACCCAGGAAGGTGCCGGTGGTCAGCACCACGGACTCTGCGAAGAAGCGCAGCCCCATTTGGGTCACTACGCCCTTCACCTGATCGTTCTCGACGATCAGGTCATCGCAGGCCTGCTGAAATATCCACAGGTTCGGTTGGTTTTCCAGGATTTCGCGAATGGCTGCCTTATAGAGCACGCGGTCGGCCTGAGCGCGCGTGGCGCGCACGGCTGGGCCTTTGCGGCTGTTCAGTACACGGAACTGGATACCGCCGAGATCGGTGGCGGTGGCCATGGCACCACCCAGCGCATCGATCTCCTTCACCAGATGGCTCTTGCCAATGCCGCCAATGGCGGGGTTGCAGCTCATCTGGCCGAGGGTTTCGACATTGTGGGTCAGCAGCAGCGTCTTCACGCCCATGCGTGCGGCCGCGAGGGCGGCCTCAGTGCCGGCATGACCGCCACCGATCACGATCACGTCAAAACGGGAAGGGAAATCCACCACGCACCTCGTGCCTGTTCAAGGCTGGGAAATAGAGAAAGCCGCACAGTATAGGGGAATTTACCTCCGCGCATGAAGCCGCCTGGACAAAAAGTAGCCAGCTCACTCCTCCTGTGCCTACCAATGAGTTATCCAAAGGTGGAAAAGTGGCTGTGGGCAAAAAGAAATAAGAGTGAAGAATTTCTTAAAAAGCCTGTTTTTATTTTTATACCTTGGGGAGGCGTTTATCTGTGGATAACACAATCTAACCTCGATGGATCGGGCTTTGCGGAGAATGATAACCCTGTGCTGTTCCTGCCAGTAGGCACTGTGTAAGCCGTCAGAAAGCTGTGTACGCGGAAGCATCTTATGCACAGCCATTTTATTCATTGGCTTTTCACCAGGCTTATGGACTGGGTTATCGGGTTGTTATCAACAGGGTTCAGCCGCGTGGTTTTCCAGCGAGCAGGCAGGAGCGGACCGCCTGGAGGGGCAGGCCGTCTCATTCACCTGTGGATAAAAGCGTTGTGCTACGGCTATTTGCCGATGCAGAAGCTGGAGAAGATTCGACCCAGCAGGTCGTCGGAGCTGAAGGCACCGGTGATTTCGCCCAGGGCCTGCTGGGCCTGGCGCAGATCTTCGGCCAGCAGCTCGCCAGCACCGGCCAGGGTGAGCTGGGAGCGGCCGTGATCGAGGAATTCACCTGCCTGGCGCAGCGCTTCCAGATGCCGCCGGCGAGCACTGAAGCTGCTTTCGGCCGTCTGTTGATAACCCATGCAGGCTTTCAAGTGCTCGCGCAGCAGTTCCAGGCCCTCGCCGGAACGTGCGGACAGGCTCAGGGTAACGTGGCCGTCATGGCTGAGTTCCAGGCCGACGGCTTCGCCACTGAGGTCGGCCTTGTTACGGATCAGGGTGACCTTGGCCGGGTCCGGTCGCTGGTCGAGGAACTCCGGCCAGAGCGCGAAGGGGTCGACGGCTTCCGGAGCTGTCGCGTCCACCACCAACAGTACGCGGTCCGCCTCGCCAATGGCCTTCAGGGCGCGTTCCACACCAATCTTTTCCACATGGTCTTCGGTATCCCGCAGACCGGCTGTATCCACCACATGCAGGGGCATGCCGTCGATGTGGATATGTTCCCGCAGTACATCCCGGGTTGTGCCGGCGATGTCGGTGACGATGGCCGCTTCGCGCCCGGCAAGGGCATTCAGCAAGCTGGATTTTCCGGCATTGGGTCGCCCGGCGATCACCACGTTCATGCCATCACGCAACAGCGCGCCCTGGCCGGCTTCACGGATCACTGTGGATAAGTTGTCGCGAACGCCATCCAGCAGGCCGAGCACATGGCCATCGGCGAGGAAGTCGATTTCCTCCTCGGGAAAGTCGATGGCGGCTTCCACATAGATGCGCAACTCGATCAGTTTCTCGGTCAGGGCGTGCACGCGCTTGGAGAATTCTCCCTGGAGGGAGCGCAACGCATTGCGAGCCGCCTGTTCCGAACTGGCCTCGATAAGGTCGGCGATAGCCTCGGCCTGGGCCAGGTCGAGCTTGTCGTTGAGGAAGGCGCGCTCGCTGAACTCGCCGGGCCTGGCCTGGCGGGCGCCCAGTTCCATACAGCGGCGCAGCAGCAGGTCGAGCACCACCGGACCGCCATGGCCCTGCAGTTCGAACACATCTTCACCGGTGAAGGAATTGGGGCCGGGGAAGTACAGAGCGATACCCTCGTCCAGGGTCTGCCCAGCGCCATCCAGAAAAGGCCCGTAATGGGCGAATCTCGGCTTCGGCACACGACCGCCGATGGCCTCGGCTATCCGCGCGGCAAGGGGGCCGGAGACGCGGACGATGCCTACACCGCCTCGGCCCTGGGCGGTGGCGACGGCGGCGATGGTGTCACGGACAGGATTCATCTGTGGATACCTTGGGGTCTGCGGATGGCGGATAGCAAGACGCCCCCAGAGGGGGCGTCTTGTTCAAGCGGTCTGGCGGAGCTGTCAGGCTGCTGCCTTCTTGCTGGCCGCCTCGATCTGCCGAGTAATGTACCACTGCTGCGCGATCGACAGGACGTTGTTGACCACCCAGTACAGGACCAGGCCGGCCGGGAACCACAGGAAGAAGAAGGTGAAGATGATCGGCATCAGCTTCAGCACCTTGGCCTGCATGGGATCCGGCGGGGTCGGGTTCAGTTGCTGCTGAATGAACATGGTGGCGCCCATGATGATCGGCAGGATGAAGAACGGATCCTTGATCGACAGGTCGGTGATCCAGAACATCCACGGCGCCTGGCGCATTTCCACGCTTTCCAGCAGCACCCAGTAGAGGGCCAGGAATACCGGCATCTGCACCAGGATCGGCAGGCAGCCGCCCAGGGGATTGATCTTCTCCTTCTTGTACAACTCCATCATCGCCTGGGACATCTTCTGGCGATCGTCACCGTACTGTTCCTTCAGCGCCTGCAGCTTCGGCGATACGGCACGCATCCGGGCCATGGACTTGTAGCTGGCGGCGGAAAGGGGGAAGAAGGCGGCCTTGATCAGGATGGTCAGGACGATGATCGCCCAGCCCCAGTTGCCCAGCAGGCTGTGGATATGTTGCAGCAGCCAGAAGATCGGCTGGGCGATGAACCACAGGAAGCCGTAGTCGACGGTCAGTTCCAGTCCCGGGGAGAGTTCCTTCAGGTGGTCCTGGATCTTCGGACCGGCGTACAGGGTGGCGGACGTTTCAGCGGAAGCCCCGGCCGGCACGTTCAGCGCGGAACCCACGTAGCCGACGATGTAGTTGCCCTTGGAGTCCTTGCGGGTCTGGATGGTGTTGCTTTGGTCCTTGGACGGGATCCAGGCGGTGACGAAGTAGTGCTGCAGCCAGGCGACCCAGCCACCCTGGACGCTTTCCTTGAAGGACTGCTTGTCCATGTCGCTCATGGACAGCTTCTTGTACGGCTCGTCCGGGGTCCAGACCGCAGCACCGAGGTAGGTGGATACGCCAGTGGCAGTGGTGGAGGACGGGTCTGCGCTGGCGTCGCGCTTCAGCTGGGCATACATGCTGCCGGTCCAGGGCTGGGCGCTCTGGTTGTCGACCTTGTAGGAAACCTGCAGCTCGTATTTGCCGCGAGTCAGGGTAAAGCGCTTGGTGTAATTGACGCCGGCTTCGCTGAAGCTCAGGTCGACCACCAGTTGCTCCTGCCCGTCGGCAAGTTTGTAGCTGCGTTGGGCTGCGCTGTACAGCGGGCGACCATTGGCGCGGGCGTCCGGGCCGTTGGCGCCAACCAGACCGCTCTGGGCCTGGTAGAGACGCTCGCCGCCGTTGTCGAACAGCTGGAACGGCACGTCGGGGCGATCCTGGCGCCGCGGGTATTGCGGCAAGGTCAGCTGGACGATGTCACCACCGTTCGGGTCGATGGCCAAGCTGAGCACATCGGTTTCGACGCGGATCAGGTCGGTGCCGGGGGCCACGCTCTGGGTGACAGCCGGCGCGTTGGGCTCGGCACTGGCGGCGGTCGGCACATCGTCGCTGGACTTGGCGGTTGCGGTGTCGTCCGGCAAGGTCGCTTGTGCACTGCCGACGCTGGTGCCCGCGGTCGGCAGGGCGGCTTGGCCGTAGTCCTGGTTCCACTGCAGAACCATCAGGTAGGACACGATTGCCAGGGCGACGATCAGGATCGAGCGTTGAATATCCATGATTACTCGGCCATCGAAGAGGATTGGGAAGTGTTGGCGGGTGGCACCGGGTCATAACCGCCCGGATTCCACGGATGACAGCGGCCCAGCCGACGCAGGGTCAGCCAGCCGCCAC contains:
- the yidC gene encoding membrane protein insertase YidC produces the protein MDIQRSILIVALAIVSYLMVLQWNQDYGQAALPTAGTSVGSAQATLPDDTATAKSSDDVPTAASAEPNAPAVTQSVAPGTDLIRVETDVLSLAIDPNGGDIVQLTLPQYPRRQDRPDVPFQLFDNGGERLYQAQSGLVGANGPDARANGRPLYSAAQRSYKLADGQEQLVVDLSFSEAGVNYTKRFTLTRGKYELQVSYKVDNQSAQPWTGSMYAQLKRDASADPSSTTATGVSTYLGAAVWTPDEPYKKLSMSDMDKQSFKESVQGGWVAWLQHYFVTAWIPSKDQSNTIQTRKDSKGNYIVGYVGSALNVPAGASAETSATLYAGPKIQDHLKELSPGLELTVDYGFLWFIAQPIFWLLQHIHSLLGNWGWAIIVLTILIKAAFFPLSAASYKSMARMRAVSPKLQALKEQYGDDRQKMSQAMMELYKKEKINPLGGCLPILVQMPVFLALYWVLLESVEMRQAPWMFWITDLSIKDPFFILPIIMGATMFIQQQLNPTPPDPMQAKVLKLMPIIFTFFFLWFPAGLVLYWVVNNVLSIAQQWYITRQIEAASKKAAA
- a CDS encoding F0F1 ATP synthase subunit delta, which codes for MAELTTLARPYAKAAFEYAQAHQQLAAWSAMLSLAAAVSQDDTMQRVLKAPRLTSAEKANAFIEVVGDKFDAQAQNFIHVVSENGRLVLLPEIAEQFELYKAEQEKSVDVEVTSAFALSDEQQDKLAKVLSARLSREVRLHAVEDSSLIGGVVIRAGDLVIDGSVRGKIVKLAEALKS
- a CDS encoding F0F1 ATP synthase subunit I codes for the protein MDIRTPNRLPFHRMPVFPVLLTQLVVLLLAAVVLWQWRGAVAGYSGLCGGLIAWLPNLYFARKAFRYSGARAAQAIVRSFYAGEMGKLILTAVLFALTFAGVKPLDAPAVFGVFLLTQAVSWFAPLLMRTRFSKP
- the mnmG gene encoding tRNA uridine-5-carboxymethylaminomethyl(34) synthesis enzyme MnmG, giving the protein MDFPSRFDVIVIGGGHAGTEAALAAARMGVKTLLLTHNVETLGQMSCNPAIGGIGKSHLVKEIDALGGAMATATDLGGIQFRVLNSRKGPAVRATRAQADRVLYKAAIREILENQPNLWIFQQACDDLIVENDQVKGVVTQMGLRFFAESVVLTTGTFLGGLIHIGLQNYSGGRAGDPPSIALAQRLRELPLRVGRLKTGTPPRIDGRSVDFSVMTEQPGDTPIPVMSFLGSKDQHPRQVSCWITHTNARTHEIIASNLDRSPMYSGVIEGVGPRYCPSIEDKIHRFADKDSHQVFLEPEGLTTHELYPNGISTSLPFDVQLEIVRSIRGMENAHIVRPGYAIEYDYFDPRDLKYSLETKVIAGLFFAGQINGTTGYEEAGAQGLLAGANAALRAQGKDAWCPRRDEAYIGVLVDDLITLGTQEPYRMFTSRAEYRLILREDNADLRLTEKGRELGLVDDQRWAAFETKREGIAREEQRLKTTWVRPGTPEGDAIAQRFGTPLAHEYNLLNLLSRPEIDYAGLVDVTGGGADDPQVAEQVEIKTKYAGYIDRQQDEIARLRASEDIRLPEDLDYAGISGLSKEIQHKLGNARPETLGQAGRIPGVTPAAISLLLIHLKKRGAGRQLEQSA
- the rsmG gene encoding 16S rRNA (guanine(527)-N(7))-methyltransferase RsmG yields the protein MSLVSQRHADELCRGAQLLAVELSPEKQEGLLAYLALLIKWNKAYNLTAVRDPDEMVSRHLLDSLSVVSHVAALGDNWLDVGSGGGMPGIPLAILFPERHFTLLDSNGKKTRFLTQVKLELKLANLDVIHSRVEAFAPERPFSGIVSRAFSSLEDFSNWTRHLGDGETRWLAMKGLHPDDELQALPADFRVESAHQLEVPGCQGQRHLLILRRTL
- a CDS encoding ParA family protein; protein product: MAKVFAIANQKGGVGKTTTCVNLAASLVATKRRVLLIDLDPQGNATMGSGIDKLALEHSIYDVLTGECDLATAMQFSEHGGYQLLPANRDLTAAEVALLDMPSKEHRLREALAPIRENYDYILIDCPPSLSMLTINALAASDGVIIPMQCEYYALEGLSDLVNSIQRIGQLLNPSLKIEGLLRTMYDPRISLTNEVSAQLKEHFGDQLYDAVIPRNVRLAEAPSFGMPALVYDKQSRGAIAYLALAGELVRRQRAKAKTATA
- the atpE gene encoding F0F1 ATP synthase subunit C, coding for METVVGLTAIAVALLIGLGALGTAIGFGLLGGKFLEGAARQPEMVPMLQVKMFIVAGLLDAVTMIGVGIALFFTFANPFIAQVAQ
- a CDS encoding ParB/RepB/Spo0J family partition protein: MAAKKRGLGRGLDALLGGSTVTKLEEEAVQVDTRELQHLPLDLIQRGKYQPRRDMDPTALEELAQSIKAQGVMQPIVVRPIGAGRYEIIAGERRWRASQQAGLEKIPAMVREVPDEAAIAMALIENIQREDLNPIEEAIALQRLQQEFQLTQQQVAEAVGKSRVTITNLLRLIGLPEEIKTLLAHGDLEMGHARALLGLPLERQVEGARHVVARGLTVRQTEALVRQWLSTKEKTVESVKSDPDISRLEQRLAERLGAPVQIKHGQKGKGQLVIRYNSLDELQGVLAHIR
- a CDS encoding F0F1 ATP synthase subunit B; amino-acid sequence: MNINATLIGQSVAFFIFVLFCMKFVWPPVITALRERQKKIADGLDAANRAARDLELAHEKVGQQLREAKAQAAEIIEQAKKRASQIVDEARDQARAEGERLKAQAQAEIEQELNSVKDALRAQLGSLAVNGAEKILGATIDQNAHAELVNKLAAEI
- the mnmE gene encoding tRNA uridine-5-carboxymethylaminomethyl(34) synthesis GTPase MnmE is translated as MNPVRDTIAAVATAQGRGGVGIVRVSGPLAARIAEAIGGRVPKPRFAHYGPFLDGAGQTLDEGIALYFPGPNSFTGEDVFELQGHGGPVVLDLLLRRCMELGARQARPGEFSERAFLNDKLDLAQAEAIADLIEASSEQAARNALRSLQGEFSKRVHALTEKLIELRIYVEAAIDFPEEEIDFLADGHVLGLLDGVRDNLSTVIREAGQGALLRDGMNVVIAGRPNAGKSSLLNALAGREAAIVTDIAGTTRDVLREHIHIDGMPLHVVDTAGLRDTEDHVEKIGVERALKAIGEADRVLLVVDATAPEAVDPFALWPEFLDQRPDPAKVTLIRNKADLSGEAVGLELSHDGHVTLSLSARSGEGLELLREHLKACMGYQQTAESSFSARRRHLEALRQAGEFLDHGRSQLTLAGAGELLAEDLRQAQQALGEITGAFSSDDLLGRIFSSFCIGK
- the atpB gene encoding F0F1 ATP synthase subunit A, with product MAEQTASGYIQHHLQNLTFGRLPNGEWGFAHSAEQAKEMGFWAFHVDTLGWSIGLGLLFVILFRMAAKKATSGVPGGLQNFVEVMVDFVDTNVKDTFHGRNPLIAPLALTIFVWIFLMNAIDLVPVDWIPMLAAKIAGDDHLFFRAVSTTDPNATLGMAFSVFALIIFYSIKVKGIGGFLGELTLHPFSSKNIFVQILLIPVNFLLEFVTLVAKPISLALRLFGNMYAGELVFILIAVMFGAGILLLSGLGLALQWAWAVFHILIITLQAFIFMMLTIVYLSMAHEDNH